The stretch of DNA GATGCTCCATGACCCCCAGGAGCACGATGGCGTCGTAGCGCTCCACGGGCTCGTAGTCGAAGATGCTCTCGAACACGGCCCGAAGCCGGCCGGGCAGGCTGTGGGTCGCGCACCACTCGGAGAGGTAGGCGTACTGCTCGCGCGAGATGGTGAGCATGGTCACGTGCACGCCCCGCGAGCCCGCATAGCCCGCGAAGGAGCCCCAGCCGCCGCCCACATCGAGCACGTGCCCGCCCGCCTCGAGCCGGCAGGCGTCCAGGATCCAGTCGAGCTTGTTCTGGGCCGCCTGCTCCAGGGTGTCGTCCTCCGAGTGATAGAGGGCCTGGGAGTAGAGCCGGAACTTGCGATCGAGGAAGGCAAAGTAGAAGTCATTGCCGTAGTCGTAGTGCTGGGGCACCCAGGTCTTGTCGGCGCGCGCGTCGCCGAGCAGCCACGGCTGGACAAATCGCCAGATGGACGCGAGGGGATGCCGATCCGAGAGCACGCGCCGCAGATCGAGGGCGGCGAGGAAATCTCCCGAGAAGTCGAGATCGCCGCGCATATAGGCTTCGCCAATGCGGGTCTCGTCCATCGAGAGCAGGGCCCGCCAGCCTCGAGGAGACCGCAAGGCGATTCTGAAGGCGGGGCGGACCCCGAGCCCCATCCGAAGCACCGAGCCATCCATGAGCTCGAGGTCGAAGGTAGGCGCCTCGGGACGTGCGAGCCGATGTGCCAGCGCGCGCAGGGCGAGAGGAGCTCGAGCCCGGTCCGGCATCGCGCCGTACGGTAGATGAGCGCCCCGGGAGAGTCAAGATCATTGACCCGTGCGGGGGCGCGGGCTACTCTGGGACGCGCTGCCCCGCGCTCTTCCGGGCGCGCCGGAGACTCCAGCATGCACTGTCCGCGCTGCCGGCACGAGAACGCCGCCTCGTCGCGGTTCTGCACCGAATGCGGCGCGCGTCTGGCCGTGTCTTGTGGATCGTGCGGCGCCGAGCTCGGCGAGGGTGTCCGCTTCTGCGGTCAGTGCGGCCAGCCCGTCGATGTCAAGGGCGCGAGTCAGCCGCGCTTCTCCTCGCCCGAGGCTTATACCCCGCGGCATCTCGTGGAGAAGATCCTCACCTCCAAGGGCGCGGTCGAGGGTGAGCGCAAGCAGGTCACGGTGCTCTTCGCCGATCTCAAGGGCTCCATGGAGCTCCTGGCCGACCGCGATCCCGAAGAGACGCGCAAGCTCCTCGACCCTGTCCTCGAGCACATGATGGATGCCGTCCACCAGTACGAGGGCACGGTCAACCAGGTCATGGGCGACGGCATCATGGCCCTCTTCGGCGCCCCCCTCGCCCACGAGGATCACGCCGTGCGCGCCTGCTATGCGGCCCTCCGCATGCAACACTCGGTCAAGCGCTACGCCGACGAGGTGCGGCGCACCGAGGGCGTGCCCATCCAGATCCGGGTCGGGCTCAATTCTGGCGAGGTGGTGGTGCGCTCGATCGGCAGCGACCTGCACATGGACTACACCGCCGTCGGGCAGACGACGCACCTGGCCGCCCGCATGGAGCAGATGGCCACGCCGGGCTCGGTCCTGACCACGGTGGACACGCTGCGGCTGGCCGAGGGGTACGTGGAAGCGCGCTCGCTGGGCCCCATGTCCGTCAGGGGTCTGGATGTGCCCCTCGACGTCTTCGAGGTTACGGGCGCCGGAGTGGCGCGCTCGCGGCTCCAGGCCTCGGCGCGGCGCGGGCTGTCGCGCTTCGTGGGGCGCGCCCCCGAGCTCGATCTGCTCCGCGAAGCGCTCGGGCGGGCGGAGGGCGGTCATGGCCAGGTGGTGGCCGTGGTGGGCGAGCCGGGCGTCGGCAAGTCCCGACTCCTGCACGAGCTGACTCAGGCGGTCCCGAGGCCGCCCTGGCTCGTCCTCGAGAGCCGCTCGGTCTCCTACGGAAAGGCCACGCCGTATCTGCCCATCAGCGACCTGCTCAAGGGTTACTTCCAGGTCGAGGCGCGGGACGGGGCCCGCGAGCTTCGGGCCAAGGTCGTGGCCCGGCTGCGCGCGCTCGACGAATCGCTCGAATCCGCCATCCCGGCCTTCCTGACGCTCCTGGACGTGCCCGCCGAGGAGGTGCGCTGGCAGGGGCTCGACCCCTCGCAGCGCCGTCAGCGCACCCTGGATGCCGTCAAGGCGCTCTTGCTCCGCGAGAGCCGGAATCAGCCGCTCCTCGTGGCCTTCGAAGACCTGCAGTGGGTGGACAGCGAGACGCAGTCGCTCCTGGACAGTCTCGTCGAGAGCCTGCCCCGCGCGCGCGTGGTCCTTCTCGTCAACTACCGGCCGGAGTACGAGCACGGCTGGTCCGGCAAGACGTACTACACGCGGCTGCGCCTGAACACCCTGGCGCGCGAGAGCGCCGACGAGCTGCTGCAGGCGCTCCTGGGCGACGACGCGGGACTGGATCCGCTCAAGCAGCTTCTCGTCGCCCGCACCGGCGGCAATCCCTTCTTTCTCGAGGAGAGCGTGCGCACCCTCGTGGAAACGGGCGTGCTCGAGGGTGAGCGCGGCCAGTACCGAGCGGCGCGGTCTCTGGCCGCCATCCAGGTGCCGGCCACCGTCCAGGCCATCCTGGCCGCCCGCATCGACCGGCTTCCCGCGCGGGACAAGCGCCTGCTCCAGTCGGCCTCCGTCATCGGCAAGGATGTGCCGTTCGCGCTCCTCCAGGCGCTCGAGGACGCCCCCGAGGAAGAGCTGCGCCAGGGCCTGGCCCATCTGCAGTCGGC from Candidatus Methylomirabilota bacterium encodes:
- a CDS encoding AAA family ATPase, which gives rise to MHCPRCRHENAASSRFCTECGARLAVSCGSCGAELGEGVRFCGQCGQPVDVKGASQPRFSSPEAYTPRHLVEKILTSKGAVEGERKQVTVLFADLKGSMELLADRDPEETRKLLDPVLEHMMDAVHQYEGTVNQVMGDGIMALFGAPLAHEDHAVRACYAALRMQHSVKRYADEVRRTEGVPIQIRVGLNSGEVVVRSIGSDLHMDYTAVGQTTHLAARMEQMATPGSVLTTVDTLRLAEGYVEARSLGPMSVRGLDVPLDVFEVTGAGVARSRLQASARRGLSRFVGRAPELDLLREALGRAEGGHGQVVAVVGEPGVGKSRLLHELTQAVPRPPWLVLESRSVSYGKATPYLPISDLLKGYFQVEARDGARELRAKVVARLRALDESLESAIPAFLTLLDVPAEEVRWQGLDPSQRRQRTLDAVKALLLRESRNQPLLVAFEDLQWVDSETQSLLDSLVESLPRARVVLLVNYRPEYEHGWSGKTYYTRLRLNTLARESADELLQALLGDDAGLDPLKQLLVARTGGNPFFLEESVRTLVETGVLEGERGQYRAARSLAAIQVPATVQAILAARIDRLPARDKRLLQSASVIGKDVPFALLQALEDAPEEELRQGLAHLQSAEFLYETSLFPDLEYTFKHALTHEVAYGALLHGHRRALHARLVTVIERMTPGRLAERVDRLAYHALHGGLWDKAVVLYRKAGGKAAARSAYREAATCFEQSLVALGHLPKSRVRDEQAVDLRLDLHNALVPHGEVSRMLETLHEAERVAAALGDQRRMGQVAAYMTQDYWWTGQPDRAVASGQRALAIAGKLGDAALEAIANMRLGQAYASLGEYRRAVEALGRNVERAGSEPTGGMALRSAASLAWMAWCLGYIGDFAEASARAEEALRLAEAAQHDLSLAMAYAGVARPYLVQGDFPLAISWLGRSIEICRRASFAPLFLLVAGDLGQAYALSGRVEEGLGLLQEATAQSAALNLLPTHAWNVTMLAEVCALAGRREEALTHVERGLAMARAHRQRWLEAEALRILGQRRAAQSAHAPARAALEEAIGIASEMGLRPLLGRCHLALGRALARAGGPDSGQEHLEQAAELFRDMGMRFWLERAEAARGRSGH
- a CDS encoding class I SAM-dependent methyltransferase; this encodes MGLGVRPAFRIALRSPRGWRALLSMDETRIGEAYMRGDLDFSGDFLAALDLRRVLSDRHPLASIWRFVQPWLLGDARADKTWVPQHYDYGNDFYFAFLDRKFRLYSQALYHSEDDTLEQAAQNKLDWILDACRLEAGGHVLDVGGGWGSFAGYAGSRGVHVTMLTISREQYAYLSEWCATHSLPGRLRAVFESIFDYEPVERYDAIVLLGVMEHLPDYPALFRKFEALLKPGRRLYMDFAAGRRKFDVSAFTYRYIFPGDHTPVVLPELFAAANRTAIEPIALHNDRHSYFLTLQAWARNLEAAHEELAARFGERVYRLFQIYLWAGAHLHRDGGLESYRVLFQKARDLPSAEIGVPAPPSAPVQVIPLP